The Gemmatimonadota bacterium genome segment CACGCGGTCGCCCTCGAGCACGCGTATGTAGTTCTTACGCATCTTGCCGGAGAGGTAGGCGAGCACCTCGTGTCCGTTCTCTAGTTCTACGCGGAACGTCGCGTTCGGAAGGACCTCACTCACGGTGCCTTCGATTTCGATCGCGTCCTTGCCCACCTAGATCTTCACTTCTTCTGAGGTTGTCGGCACGCGTACCTTACGCACGTC includes the following:
- the infA gene encoding translation initiation factor IF-1 produces the protein MGKDAIEIEGTVSEVLPNATFRVELENGHEVLAYLSGKMRKNYIRVLEGDRVKCELSPYDLSRGRVTYRYK